From a single Nicotiana tomentosiformis chromosome 2, ASM39032v3, whole genome shotgun sequence genomic region:
- the LOC104119534 gene encoding protein PHLOEM PROTEIN 2-LIKE A10-like has protein sequence MALNYVDLKLVRKGLDYTRKNRNLVVALGALGVTGYGAYRAYWSPSMVRKREKILKIIGAFVSLAEMVSDSADVIGIVSKDLKEFIASDSDQIPGSLKQISKITKSDEFSQSVVNVTSALTVGVVKGYQQETAKNGVSGVANSGLFDHVLDKLFSDAGSGFASVIVGSFAKNLVLAFCSDKKGNGTDCEFEYSVPGWVDVLCQDKCRELIGNCVQLFVSTAVAVYLDRTMNINTYNEIFSGLTNPKHEAKMRDMLVAICSGAIGTFVKTSHQVLTSTDMDMDGTTSKMYSSSLPLSFKAKQFLDEEQNMYSGWTNKVSYTLAVPKNKRFILDLTGRVTFESVRSFLEFLLEKLRAYLRKSLDVVQEEVKYLRRSVDVIQEEVVDTSAEAYSYVSGKSSTAVSVCLTLCLHILNGPWILVPN, from the coding sequence ATGGCTTTGAATTATGTGGATTTAAAACTAGTAAGAAAGGGTTTGGACTACACTCGAAAAAATAGGAACTTGGTTGTTGCTTTGGGAGCTCTTGGTGTCACTGGTTATGGTGCTTATAGAGCTTATTGGTCACCTTCTATGGTTAGAAAAAGggagaaaattttgaaaattatagGTGCTTTTGTTTCTTTAGCCGAGATGGTGTCTGATTCAGCTGATGTAATTGGGATTGTCTCTAAAGATCTAAAGGAGTTCATTGCATCTGACTCTGATCAAATTCCTGGAAGTTTGAAACAGATTTCTAAGATTACTAAGTCAGATGAGTTTTCACAGTCTGTTGTTAATGTCACAAGTGCGTTGACTGTGGGAGTTGTGAAAGGTTACCAGCAAGAAACCGCGAAAAATGGCGTTTCTGGGGTTGCAAATTCTGGTCTATTTGACCATGTTTTGGATAAGCTGTTTTCTGATGCAGGGTCTGGTTTTGCTTCTGTAATTGTTGGGAGCTTCGCCAAGAATTTGGTTCTTGCTTTTTGTTCGGACAAGAAAGGCAATGGTACTGATTGTGAATTTGAATATTCTGTTCCAGGATGGGTTGATGTTCTATGCCAAGATAAGTGCAGAGAACTAATAGGGAATTGTGTACAATTGTTTGTGAGCACTGCTGTTGCTGTTTATCTTGACAGGACAATGAATATCAACACCTACAATGAAATATTTTCTGGGTTGACTAATCCCAAACATGAAGCCAAAATGAGAGATATGTTAGTTGCCATATGTAGTGGTGCCATTGGAACTTTTGTCAAAACTTCTCATCAAGTTTTGACAAGTACTGATATGGATATGGATGGAACCACTTCAAAAATGTATTCTTCTTCTTTGCCACTTAGTTTCAAAGCCAAACAATTTTTGGATGAAGAACAGAACATGTACAGTGGGTGGACAAATAAAGTATCTTATACTTTGGCAGTACCAAAGAATAAGAGGTTTATTCTTGATTTAACTGGGAGGGTGACCTTTGAGAGTGTTAGATCTTTTCTGGAGTTTCTGCTGGAAAAGTTGCGCGCGTATTTGAGAAAAAGCTTAGATGTTGTTCAAGAGGAGGTGAAGTATTTGAGAAGAAGTGTAGATGTTATACAAGAGGAGGTGGTTGATACGAGTGCTGAAGCTTACAGTTATGTGAGTGGGAAGTCCTCTACGGCTGTTAGTGTATGCCTCACTTTGTGTTTGCACATACTTAATGGTCCTTGGATCTTGGTTCCAAATTAA